The Scomber japonicus isolate fScoJap1 chromosome 9, fScoJap1.pri, whole genome shotgun sequence genome includes a region encoding these proteins:
- the LOC128364106 gene encoding serine/threonine-protein phosphatase 6 catalytic subunit translates to MAPLDLDKYAEIAKQCKYLPENDLKRLCDYVCDLLLEESNVQPVSTPVTVCGDIHGQFYDLCELFRTGGQVPDTNYIFMGDFVDRGYYSLETFTYLLVLKAKWPDRITLLRGNHESRQITQVYGFYDECQTKYGNANAWRYCTKVFDMLTVAALMDEQILCVHGGLSPDIKTLDQIRTIERNQEIPHKGAFCDLVWSDPEDVDTWAISPRGAGWLFGAKVTNEFVHINNLKLICRAHQLVHEGYKFMFDEKLVTVWSAPNYCYRCGNIASIMVFKDANTREPKLFRAVPDSERVIPPRTTTPYFL, encoded by the exons ATGGCGCCTCTAGATTTGGATAAATATGCGGAGATTGCAAAACAGTGTAAATACCTTCCAGAGAATGACCTCAAG AGGTTATGTGACTATGTGTGTGATCTTCTACTGGAGGAGTCCAATGTCCAGCCGGTTTCTACTCCTGTGACAGTATGTGGGGACATACATGGACAG TTCTATGATCTTTGTGAGCTCTTCCGAACCGGCGGCCAGGTCCCAGACACAAATTACATATTTATG GGAGACTTTGTTGACCGGGGCTACTACAGCTTGGAGACGTTCACCTACCTGCTGGTGCTGAAAGCCAAATGGCCCGACCGCATCACGCTCCTACGAGGAAACCACGAGAGCAGACAGATCACACAAGTCTACGGCTTTTATG ATGAATGTCAGACTAAATACGGGAATGCAAATGCCTGGCGTTACTGCACCAAAGTGTTCGACATGTTAACAGTTGCGGCT CTGATGGACGAGCAGATCCTGTGCGTACACGGAGGTCTCTCTCCCGACATCAAAACCCTGGATCAGATCCGAACCATCGAGCGGAACCAGGAGATCCCCCACAAAGGAGCGTTCTGTGATCTGGTGTGGTCGGACCCAGAGGACGTGGACACGTGGGCCATTAGTCCCAGAGGAGCTGGCTGGCTGTTTGGTGCAAAGGTCACAAATGAG TTTGTTcacatcaacaacctgaagctGATCTGCCGGGCTCACCAGCTCGTCCACGAGGGCTACAAGTTCATGTTTGATGAGAAGTTGGTCACCGTGTGGTCTGCTCCCAACTACTGCTATCGCTGCGGCAATATCGCCTCCATCATGGTCTTCAAAGACGCTAACACCAGAGAGCCCAAGCTCTTCAGAGCCGTACCCGACTCCGAACGGGTCATTCCTCCACGAACGACGACGCCTTACTTCCTGTaa